TAGAGTGATTGAGCTAAAGAGGGTCGAATGAAGGTTTTGCCCGAGGTTTTGCCTCCCCGTTCCCAACCGCCTACGCGTGCGGAAACGGTTTTGTTCCCAAATTGGACCGAAATGGTGGACGGTGTTGAAAGATTCCATTTGCGCAAGTGCGCCTGGGGCAGGTAAAGGTCTACTTCCGATATTATCTCGTTTTCGACAACGATTGTTGGAACGTAGGACATGAGTATCCCCTTCCCATCAGGCAAAGTTAGTCTATGGTATGAGCATCCAAAACGTTTGGTGCCATGTAGAGAAGAGAGGTTGTTAGGATTTATGAACGCATGGATACTATTAGTGAACATTGCAGTAGGCTCTGTCATTGGTGGAGTGACGAATGAGTTAGCCATCCGAATGCTGTTTAAACCAGTAAAACCGTGGTATATAGGCGGATGGAAAGTGCCATTTACTCCGGGATTGATCCCAAGAAGACGGGACGATATCGCGATACAAATGGGCAGACTCGTCGAAGAGCATTTGCTGACGACGGAGGGGGTCAAGCGTGCGCTGAACCAGAGTGGTCTGGAGAGTACACTGACAGGATGGATGAACACCATCGCTCGCGATTGGATGACAGATGAGCGTAGTCTACGTCAAGCATTGCTCACAGTGATGCCACAGTTATTTAAGGAAGATGGAACGTGGAGTGAGGGTGTCCGCGCGCCTATCGAGGCGAAATGGGGTGCCTTTGTCGATCAGGTTCTGGCACAATATGAAGAGAAAAAACTGCGAGAGTTGGTTACGGACAACGGACGCGAGCGTCTGGATGCTGCACTTGGCAGTGTGAGCGAACTGCTCTTGAAACGTTTTCGTGAATATTTGCATTCCCCGGAAGGTCAGCAAACCTTGCAAAACATGGTTCGCGGATTGCTCGGCGGAGGCGGAGGCATGTTTGGTGGCTTGGTCGGGATGTTTCTTGGGGATGACAAGATTTTGGGCAAGATTCTCCCATATCTCGATGAGCTTTTGCAGAGCAGGGAGCTTTCGGAACGCGTGCACTACTTTTTGCATAAGGAAGCGGACAAGCTCTTGGACAAAAATGTGGGCGAAGTGGTTGCCTGGATTGGGCGAGATCAAGTGGACGATTGGGCGCGAAAGCTTTTTGCCAAGCTGGAGGAGCAAAGCCTGCGTATCGTGGACGAGCCTCTGTCTCGTTTGACGGCGCCTATTTCTGAGACGGTGACAACGGAACTCGTTCCCCGTTTGGCCAAGTGGATGGTGGACACGCTGCAACAAAATATAGAGAGAATATTTTCGCGCCTGGCCATCCGGGATATTGTTACCCGGCAAGTAGAGGGTTTCCCGATTGAAAGAATTGAAGAGATGGTAGTCGGAATCTCAGGCAAGGAATTCCGCATGATCACCGTGCTTGGATTTATTCTTGGCGGGATTATTGGGCTTGTCCAAGGTATATTGGCAAATTTAGTTAGTTAAACAAAACTGAAAAGAAACTGTAACTGTGTTGTAATAATCCTGTAATATTCCTTGGGTATGATAAAAGCACGATGAAAACCCCCTTAATGATATACTTTCTGGTCGGTAGCTTTCGAAAAAGCTACCCTTTTTTTTTGCCCCGCCTTCGGGTATATTGGTCGAAGGAGCGCACGTACATGGAACGGGTGGGAGAAAAGGAAGGGGGAGTAGCAATATGGCAACGAAGCATGAACAAATCTTGCAACATATTGATCGCCTTCCGATCGGTTCGAAGATTTCCGTGCGGCAGATCGCGAAAGACCTGGATGTGAGTGAAGGGACTGCATACCGCGCGATCAAGGAAGCGGAAACGCAAGGATACGTCAGCACGATTGAGCGTGTCGGTACGGTGAGAATCGAGAAGAAGCAGAAGGAAAATATTGAACGTTTGACCTTTGCGGAGGTTGTGAACATCGTCGATGGTCATGTGCAGGCTGGACGTGAAGGCTTACACAAGACCTTGAATAAATTTGTAATAGGCGCCATGCAGCTCGAAGCCATGATGCGCTATATCGATGCCGGGAGTCTCTTGATTGTCGGTAACCGCTATCAGGCACATAAAATCGCTTTGCAGCAAGGGGCTGCTGTATTAATTACCGGAGGATTCGATACAAGCGAGGAAATCAAGCAGCTTGCTGACCGCTTAGCGCTGCCAATCATCTCCTCCAGCTATGACTCCTTTACGGTTGCTTCGATGATTAACCGAGCCATTTACGATCGCCTGATCAAAAAAGAAATCGTAATGGTAGAGGATATTTTGAAGCCGCTTGCAGAAACGCCTGTCTTATTGACATCCGATTCTGTTGCCAAGTGGCATCAGTATACGGAGTTGTATCAGGACACGAGATTCCCCGTTGTTGACGAGCAGATGCGCCTGATCGGGATTGTTACTTCCAAAGACATCATCGGTCATGAGGAGACGGCCATAATCGACAAGGTCATGACGAAGAACCCGATTACGACCTCGCCGCGGGTATCCGTAGCGTCAT
The window above is part of the Brevibacillus brevis NBRC 100599 genome. Proteins encoded here:
- a CDS encoding DUF445 domain-containing protein, translating into MNAWILLVNIAVGSVIGGVTNELAIRMLFKPVKPWYIGGWKVPFTPGLIPRRRDDIAIQMGRLVEEHLLTTEGVKRALNQSGLESTLTGWMNTIARDWMTDERSLRQALLTVMPQLFKEDGTWSEGVRAPIEAKWGAFVDQVLAQYEEKKLRELVTDNGRERLDAALGSVSELLLKRFREYLHSPEGQQTLQNMVRGLLGGGGGMFGGLVGMFLGDDKILGKILPYLDELLQSRELSERVHYFLHKEADKLLDKNVGEVVAWIGRDQVDDWARKLFAKLEEQSLRIVDEPLSRLTAPISETVTTELVPRLAKWMVDTLQQNIERIFSRLAIRDIVTRQVEGFPIERIEEMVVGISGKEFRMITVLGFILGGIIGLVQGILANLVS
- a CDS encoding DRTGG domain-containing protein is translated as MATKHEQILQHIDRLPIGSKISVRQIAKDLDVSEGTAYRAIKEAETQGYVSTIERVGTVRIEKKQKENIERLTFAEVVNIVDGHVQAGREGLHKTLNKFVIGAMQLEAMMRYIDAGSLLIVGNRYQAHKIALQQGAAVLITGGFDTSEEIKQLADRLALPIISSSYDSFTVASMINRAIYDRLIKKEIVMVEDILKPLAETPVLLTSDSVAKWHQYTELYQDTRFPVVDEQMRLIGIVTSKDIIGHEETAIIDKVMTKNPITTSPRVSVASSAHTMVWEGIELLPVVDNHRKLVGVLSRNDVLKALQFTAKQPQMSETFPNLIMSHFREERQADEMVYLGDVSPQMTNHLGTIASGIMTTVMVEAACNLLRHHRRGDMVPENITVYFLKPVQMESHIEVKPRLLDISRRFGKVEVSVFHGDQLVGQAMITAQIIER